In Candidatus Nezhaarchaeales archaeon, a single genomic region encodes these proteins:
- the hisF gene encoding imidazole glycerol phosphate synthase subunit HisF: protein MVVKRIIPCLDMKDGRVVKGVKFLNLRDAGDPPSLAAVYEEQGADEIVLLDIAASLERRGTLMDVVRRTADVISIPFTVGGGVRSLEDIDRILRSGADKVSFNTAAVERPELIREAAKAFGSQRIVVAIDAKRSGTWWEVYTYGGSKRTGIDALQWARRVEELGAGEILLTSIDYDGTMDGYDLELTRSVSRLVDIPVIASGGAGSPVHIYDVLTMGEADAALAASIFHFGICTVKAVKEYLAARGVPVRL, encoded by the coding sequence ATGGTTGTTAAGCGGATCATCCCCTGCCTTGACATGAAGGACGGTCGAGTAGTGAAAGGTGTTAAGTTTTTAAACCTACGTGACGCTGGAGATCCTCCATCCTTAGCCGCCGTTTACGAGGAGCAGGGTGCCGATGAGATAGTGCTATTAGATATAGCGGCTTCCTTGGAGAGGCGTGGAACGCTGATGGACGTGGTTAGGAGGACTGCGGACGTAATCTCAATACCCTTCACGGTTGGAGGCGGGGTTAGGAGCTTAGAGGATATAGATCGGATTCTGCGTTCTGGGGCTGATAAGGTGTCGTTTAATACGGCCGCCGTTGAAAGGCCTGAACTGATAAGGGAGGCTGCGAAGGCCTTCGGGTCTCAACGTATAGTGGTAGCTATTGACGCTAAGAGAAGTGGTACGTGGTGGGAGGTTTATACTTATGGTGGTAGTAAGCGTACCGGTATTGATGCTTTACAGTGGGCTAGAAGGGTTGAGGAGCTTGGCGCTGGTGAAATACTTTTAACCAGTATAGACTACGATGGGACCATGGACGGCTACGACCTAGAGCTTACGAGGAGCGTATCAAGACTAGTAGATATACCAGTGATAGCTAGTGGAGGTGCTGGAAGCCCGGTTCATATTTACGATGTGTTAACGATGGGCGAGGCTGACGCTGCACTAGCGGCTTCAATATTCCACTTTGGGATATGTACGGTTAAAGCCGTAAAGGAGTACTTAGCGGCGCGTGGAGTACCGGTAAGGCTTTAA
- a CDS encoding L-threonylcarbamoyladenylate synthase, which translates to MVKILKVNPLNPEPEVINEAARLILNDSLVIYPTDTVYGLGANPLREEAVIKAFKAKRRESKPMPIIVSSVEAAERVVTITEAARKLINNFWPGALTLVLPRKPSVPSIVTAGREGLGVRMPNHAVALALARACGGLILGTSANISGNPPPVAVEEALKDLGRSVDLALDAGRCRLGLPSTVIDLTGSQPLIVREGAISRKVLLPYL; encoded by the coding sequence ATGGTTAAAATACTCAAAGTAAACCCCCTAAACCCTGAACCCGAAGTTATTAATGAGGCAGCCCGCTTAATTTTAAACGATTCCCTAGTCATCTACCCAACCGACACCGTTTACGGATTAGGAGCTAACCCCCTACGTGAAGAGGCGGTTATTAAGGCCTTTAAAGCTAAGAGGAGGGAGTCTAAACCTATGCCGATCATAGTGTCAAGCGTCGAAGCAGCTGAACGCGTCGTTACCATTACCGAGGCCGCGCGTAAACTCATAAATAACTTCTGGCCCGGCGCCTTAACCCTAGTTTTACCTAGGAAGCCATCAGTGCCAAGCATAGTTACCGCCGGTCGAGAAGGGCTCGGCGTTAGGATGCCTAACCACGCCGTGGCCCTAGCTTTAGCCAGGGCATGCGGCGGCCTAATCCTCGGAACTAGCGCTAACATTTCAGGCAATCCACCACCGGTAGCAGTCGAGGAGGCCTTGAAGGATTTAGGTAGAAGCGTAGACTTAGCGTTAGACGCTGGTAGATGTAGGCTGGGGCTTCCATCAACAGTGATCGACTTAACGGGTAGCCAACCATTAATCGTAAGGGAGGGCGCGATCAGTAGGAAAGTCCTACTTCCATACCTTTAA
- a CDS encoding lipoate--protein ligase: protein MAIEWRLLDLGELPPITTQALYHALGLAMDKESTPNTIVFCKPSSPLVCVGYHQEVYEKVNVAYCLSKGYPIVRRIVGGGVVYLDQNQLFYQVIARKSDPRVPSSITALFERFLAAPVKTYNRLGIPATHYAVNDIEVNGRKIGGSGAGDVGEARIVVGDIIFDFNYDEMTSILKAPSMRFKEEFSKALTEYLTTVKKELGFIPSEEEVKKLLKEGFEETLGVRLIEGALSGFEVNLVREVEELYKSPDWLHRAKRHGKSIVKRNSVKISGRVRMGEALYRRPKGLIRVFVKVVDGKISSLTITGSLVPRVYLDALKNRLEGVQFSEAAIIQRINDFYEDHEIPLKEVTPEDLAYIIVKAAGEGD, encoded by the coding sequence ATGGCTATCGAGTGGCGCTTACTGGATTTAGGTGAACTCCCGCCTATTACCACTCAAGCCTTATACCACGCGTTAGGCTTAGCCATGGATAAAGAGTCTACCCCTAACACCATAGTTTTCTGTAAGCCCTCATCACCTCTCGTATGCGTAGGCTATCATCAGGAGGTTTACGAGAAGGTAAACGTAGCCTACTGCCTAAGTAAAGGATACCCCATAGTAAGAAGGATTGTTGGAGGCGGAGTAGTCTACTTAGATCAAAACCAGCTCTTCTACCAGGTTATAGCGCGTAAATCGGATCCAAGGGTTCCGAGCAGTATTACAGCCCTATTCGAACGGTTCTTAGCAGCGCCAGTAAAAACCTATAACCGTTTAGGTATACCAGCAACCCACTACGCCGTCAACGATATAGAGGTTAACGGTAGAAAGATAGGTGGTAGCGGAGCCGGAGATGTAGGAGAAGCTAGGATCGTAGTCGGCGACATAATATTCGACTTCAACTACGACGAGATGACCTCCATACTTAAAGCTCCAAGTATGAGGTTTAAGGAGGAGTTTAGTAAAGCCCTTACGGAGTATCTAACCACGGTTAAGAAGGAGCTCGGCTTCATCCCCTCCGAAGAGGAGGTTAAAAAGCTCCTTAAGGAAGGATTCGAGGAAACACTAGGCGTTAGGCTTATCGAGGGAGCCCTATCGGGATTTGAGGTAAACCTTGTAAGGGAGGTTGAAGAACTATATAAAAGCCCGGATTGGCTTCATCGAGCTAAGCGTCACGGTAAAAGCATCGTTAAGAGGAATAGCGTAAAAATCTCGGGAAGGGTTAGGATGGGTGAAGCGCTATATAGGCGTCCTAAGGGGCTTATAAGAGTATTCGTTAAAGTGGTGGACGGAAAAATAAGTAGCTTAACGATAACGGGAAGCCTCGTACCACGAGTATACCTTGACGCCCTTAAAAATCGATTGGAAGGAGTTCAATTCTCGGAAGCAGCTATAATTCAAAGGATAAACGATTTTTACGAAGACCACGAAATACCGCTTAAAGAAGTAACACCCGAAGATTTAGCTTACATCATAGTGAAGGCGGCTGGTGAAGGCGATTAA
- the deoC gene encoding deoxyribose-phosphate aldolase, protein MVKALGLIRSIDYAVLRPESSPLDVEKACKEAKKYGFAAVCVCTAYIPLCVTLLTGSGVKACAAVGFPLGSAASEVKAYEASWAIRKGAGEVDAVMNIGLLKSGSLNDVKRDVEAVVNAVKKANPEALVKIIIETGLLTDEEKVLASKLVAEAGADFVKTCTGFNPGEANVEDVKLIRLTTGGKVGIKASGGIKSLSQALKLMEAGATRIGSSKAVLIAEEALKRC, encoded by the coding sequence GTGGTTAAGGCTTTAGGCCTAATTAGATCGATAGACTACGCGGTTTTAAGGCCAGAGTCATCACCCTTAGACGTGGAAAAGGCATGTAAGGAGGCTAAAAAGTACGGCTTCGCCGCCGTTTGCGTATGTACCGCCTACATCCCTCTTTGCGTTACCCTTCTAACCGGTAGCGGGGTTAAGGCTTGCGCCGCGGTAGGCTTCCCGCTTGGAAGCGCTGCTTCCGAGGTTAAAGCGTATGAAGCCTCCTGGGCTATTAGGAAGGGGGCGGGTGAAGTAGACGCGGTAATGAACATCGGCCTCCTAAAGTCGGGCAGCCTTAACGACGTTAAACGCGACGTAGAAGCTGTGGTAAACGCCGTTAAAAAAGCCAACCCGGAAGCGTTGGTAAAGATCATAATAGAAACTGGGCTATTAACGGATGAGGAAAAGGTATTAGCGTCTAAGCTCGTAGCTGAGGCTGGAGCCGACTTCGTTAAGACGTGCACGGGCTTTAACCCCGGAGAAGCCAACGTTGAGGATGTAAAATTGATAAGGCTTACCACAGGCGGTAAGGTAGGTATTAAGGCCTCGGGCGGGATTAAAAGCTTAAGCCAAGCCTTAAAGCTTATGGAGGCTGGCGCGACTAGGATTGGAAGTAGTAAGGCGGTACTTATTGCTGAGGAAGCCTTAAAGCGGTGTTAG
- a CDS encoding M42 family metallopeptidase, whose translation MVLTLNIKDLLRDLSMAPGVSGFEYSVSEVIKRALNGVVDSISEDALGNIIAVKDGGGPSIMVAAHLDEIGLMVKHVDDKGFIRFAKLGGVPDHVLLGQVVSIHTPKGRVRGVIGCKAIHVMKEDERSKLVTYDKMFIDIGAKNAQEVKELGITVGTPITIDKGLIELRNNMVSGKAFDDRAGCTALIEALRASKPRNKVYAVFTIQEEVGLRGATVSAYTVNPRLGLAVDVTIAGDHPEIPEQEAPIKVGAGPVIVAADGRRDSLGGGLIVNPKVRSWLISLAEKSGIPYQLEVLEGGTTDATAIQLSRGGVPCGVIAIPTRYTHSFNEVISLNDLENAAKLIRASLESELLV comes from the coding sequence GTGGTGTTAACGTTGAACATTAAAGACCTGCTACGCGATTTAAGCATGGCCCCAGGAGTATCGGGGTTTGAGTATAGCGTTAGCGAGGTTATTAAGCGAGCGCTTAACGGCGTAGTGGACTCGATAAGTGAGGACGCGCTAGGTAATATAATAGCGGTTAAGGATGGTGGCGGCCCATCCATCATGGTGGCGGCCCACCTAGACGAGATAGGCTTAATGGTTAAGCACGTTGATGATAAGGGCTTCATAAGGTTCGCTAAGCTAGGCGGGGTACCGGACCACGTACTACTAGGTCAAGTGGTCAGCATACATACTCCGAAGGGGAGGGTGCGAGGCGTTATAGGGTGTAAGGCCATACACGTAATGAAGGAGGATGAACGTAGTAAGCTAGTAACCTACGACAAAATGTTCATTGATATAGGCGCTAAAAACGCTCAAGAGGTTAAGGAGCTAGGTATAACCGTCGGAACCCCTATAACGATCGATAAGGGGCTCATAGAGCTTAGAAACAACATGGTATCAGGTAAAGCCTTCGATGATAGGGCTGGCTGCACCGCCCTCATAGAGGCTTTAAGGGCTTCAAAGCCTAGGAATAAGGTGTACGCCGTCTTCACCATACAGGAGGAGGTAGGGTTAAGGGGAGCCACCGTTTCGGCCTACACCGTAAATCCAAGGCTAGGTTTAGCCGTGGACGTAACCATAGCTGGCGACCACCCCGAGATACCGGAGCAAGAAGCCCCTATTAAGGTGGGGGCGGGACCGGTTATCGTAGCGGCCGATGGAAGACGCGATTCTTTAGGAGGAGGGTTAATAGTGAACCCGAAGGTTAGAAGCTGGCTTATAAGCCTAGCTGAAAAATCAGGCATCCCATACCAGCTCGAAGTACTTGAGGGCGGTACCACCGACGCTACAGCAATACAGCTTTCAAGGGGAGGAGTTCCCTGTGGCGTCATCGCAATACCGACTAGGTATACGCATAGCTTCAACGAGGTAATATCATTAAACGACCTGGAGAACGCGGCTAAACTCATAAGGGCAAGCTTAGAGAGCGAACTACTAGTTTAA
- a CDS encoding LAGLIDADG family homing endonuclease: MNGWSASIGRLRVFDIYITDVSFILEMVLSDGYERFKRRQLGYEVSFYNTNIDYVKMVKEVFKGLGFQPTLGGGEPPSVKGDGASRWTRPYCICCLNKRYIAGAPHEAVKALLRGLWLGDGCVGRSVLFGNTDLKLIKAVVELLRRSE; this comes from the coding sequence TTGAATGGGTGGAGCGCGTCGATCGGTAGATTGAGGGTCTTCGATATTTACATAACCGACGTTAGCTTTATTCTTGAAATGGTTCTAAGTGACGGTTACGAGCGCTTTAAGAGACGCCAGCTAGGATATGAGGTAAGCTTTTACAACACTAACATCGACTATGTAAAAATGGTTAAGGAGGTATTCAAAGGACTAGGTTTTCAACCTACGTTAGGAGGTGGAGAACCGCCTTCGGTAAAGGGGGATGGTGCCTCTCGGTGGACTCGGCCCTACTGTATTTGTTGCTTAAACAAAAGGTACATAGCGGGGGCGCCGCACGAAGCGGTAAAGGCGCTTCTAAGAGGATTATGGCTCGGAGATGGATGTGTAGGTAGGAGCGTATTATTCGGCAACACGGATTTGAAGCTGATAAAGGCTGTAGTTGAGCTACTAAGACGTTCAGAGTGA
- a CDS encoding ABC transporter ATP-binding protein, with protein sequence MLEVENVTKTFTMNRSKILVLDNVSFSVGEDEFVCIVGPSGCGKSTLLRIIAGLEKADSGRVLFHGQPITKPTQKITMVFQLFGLLPWKTALENVELPLEAAGLGKEESRKVAKEYLKMVGLEGFENAYPHDLSGGMKQRVGIARALALKPEVLLMDEPFSSLDELTAKTLRKLILDIWREPELPTNTFIMVSHNVEEAVFMADRVIVMSSRPGRVIGEVKIDIPRPRENHLRSPAYFNLVDKVVEILEKDAVTETKSLPLPVRPP encoded by the coding sequence GTGCTCGAAGTCGAGAACGTAACGAAAACGTTCACGATGAATAGGTCGAAAATATTAGTCTTAGACAACGTTAGCTTCTCCGTTGGAGAAGATGAATTCGTCTGTATAGTTGGGCCTTCTGGATGTGGAAAATCCACGTTACTTAGAATAATCGCTGGTTTAGAGAAAGCTGATTCTGGTAGGGTGTTATTCCACGGACAGCCCATAACCAAGCCGACTCAGAAAATCACCATGGTCTTCCAGCTTTTCGGGCTACTACCATGGAAAACGGCGTTGGAAAACGTTGAACTACCCTTAGAAGCGGCCGGTTTAGGGAAGGAGGAAAGTAGGAAGGTTGCCAAGGAGTACTTGAAGATGGTTGGGCTTGAAGGCTTCGAAAACGCCTACCCCCACGACCTTTCAGGCGGAATGAAGCAGCGCGTCGGAATAGCGAGGGCGCTAGCCTTAAAACCGGAGGTCCTCTTAATGGATGAGCCCTTCTCCTCCTTAGATGAGCTTACAGCTAAAACGCTCCGCAAACTTATCCTCGACATATGGCGAGAACCAGAATTGCCTACAAACACCTTCATAATGGTAAGCCACAACGTTGAAGAGGCAGTTTTTATGGCGGACAGAGTCATAGTCATGTCGTCTAGGCCGGGAAGGGTTATTGGAGAAGTTAAAATCGACATCCCAAGACCTCGAGAAAACCACTTAAGAAGCCCCGCCTACTTTAACCTTGTAGATAAAGTCGTGGAAATCCTTGAAAAGGACGCAGTAACAGAAACTAAAAGCCTCCCGTTACCAGTGAGACCGCCATAA
- a CDS encoding ABC transporter permease subunit, whose translation MREYLVKLVGGLFVVCVMVWLIVTFVDYPEIKNLPLYTFSTVSRIIVTLLISVAWGVSFGILAATNKWASITLTPFIDLLQSIPILGYFPMVVGFLFALGPLGVELSVIVLFFTSMAWSIFFGVLGAVRSIPVNVLEAARSFGLTGWKHVRHVILPAITPAVISAANLAWCDGWFFVIAAEYIQYKGMVVTPPLGGLGSLLARAAYEWRDLNIAMILLVYITFIVVYFNALTWHRLMEKVNAGTFKPVFSVGLSGVGKIGITRARRLLHFGRFHWPRAFSIAFQRLRKYTRIEKIIAVALAFSAVFFVLYTMLGRLPSLEAVRGGFSEPPAQELVQLPVLIALTMARLTVAYGISLLAALVLGVLAAEHKRIAAVLYPLYDVGQGVPILALFPVLFLGLNQLVGAPRLALEITCIVMLVLDMVWYMFLNVVSAVKNIPMEVREVGRLFGFKGLKRITHIVIPFILPSIATGSILSWGTGWNTIIYAEYMPSTDPETPPLSVPGLGSLLDKAGYEYGNTVLLVFLLGVMAMVVLSMEAFVWRRLLRKFEKYHVEV comes from the coding sequence TTGCGGGAATACCTAGTGAAGCTAGTCGGCGGGCTGTTCGTAGTTTGTGTTATGGTTTGGCTGATCGTAACTTTCGTGGATTACCCGGAAATAAAGAATCTTCCGTTATACACGTTTAGTACGGTTTCAAGGATCATAGTTACGCTATTGATTTCTGTTGCTTGGGGTGTTTCCTTTGGCATACTGGCCGCTACGAATAAGTGGGCTTCGATCACTCTCACACCTTTCATAGACCTTCTTCAGTCCATCCCTATACTTGGGTATTTCCCAATGGTCGTCGGCTTCCTATTCGCCTTAGGTCCTTTAGGGGTTGAACTTTCGGTGATCGTCTTGTTCTTTACATCCATGGCTTGGTCCATATTCTTCGGGGTGTTAGGGGCTGTAAGAAGTATACCGGTAAACGTATTAGAAGCGGCTCGAAGCTTCGGTTTAACGGGGTGGAAGCACGTTAGGCATGTTATTCTTCCCGCCATTACCCCTGCCGTGATTTCCGCGGCGAACCTCGCGTGGTGCGATGGTTGGTTCTTCGTGATAGCGGCGGAGTACATCCAATACAAGGGGATGGTGGTGACGCCGCCTTTAGGAGGGTTAGGTTCTCTATTGGCGAGGGCAGCTTACGAGTGGCGGGACTTGAACATCGCTATGATCCTTCTCGTATATATAACTTTCATCGTTGTCTACTTTAACGCTTTAACATGGCATAGGCTGATGGAGAAGGTTAATGCGGGTACGTTTAAGCCCGTCTTCTCGGTTGGTTTGTCTGGTGTTGGGAAAATTGGAATTACGCGGGCCAGAAGGCTATTGCATTTTGGAAGGTTTCATTGGCCGAGGGCTTTCTCTATAGCTTTTCAACGTTTACGGAAATATACGCGTATCGAAAAGATTATCGCGGTTGCCCTCGCTTTTTCAGCCGTATTCTTCGTATTGTATACGATGCTTGGCCGGCTTCCATCATTAGAAGCGGTTCGTGGAGGGTTCAGCGAGCCGCCCGCACAAGAATTAGTCCAACTTCCAGTTTTAATCGCCTTAACCATGGCGAGGCTTACAGTAGCCTATGGAATTTCCCTTCTAGCGGCTCTTGTCCTAGGGGTTTTGGCTGCGGAGCATAAGAGGATCGCAGCTGTGCTTTATCCTCTTTACGACGTTGGGCAGGGAGTGCCAATATTGGCGCTGTTCCCCGTGCTTTTCCTAGGATTAAACCAGCTGGTTGGGGCTCCGAGGCTTGCCCTTGAGATCACCTGCATAGTAATGCTTGTTCTCGATATGGTATGGTATATGTTCCTAAACGTCGTAAGCGCTGTGAAAAACATTCCGATGGAAGTAAGGGAGGTTGGTCGGCTCTTCGGGTTTAAAGGCTTGAAGAGGATAACACATATTGTTATTCCATTCATACTACCATCCATAGCTACTGGGAGCATACTTTCATGGGGAACGGGCTGGAATACGATTATATACGCGGAATATATGCCTTCAACAGACCCTGAAACCCCGCCACTCTCGGTTCCAGGTTTAGGGTCATTACTGGATAAGGCTGGATACGAGTATGGAAACACGGTGTTATTAGTCTTCCTTTTAGGCGTAATGGCGATGGTCGTACTCTCCATGGAGGCGTTTGTTTGGAGGCGGCTACTTAGAAAATTCGAGAAATATCATGTAGAGGTGTAA
- a CDS encoding plasma-membrane proton-efflux P-type ATPase, translated as MTIRIKSTSEFKQLSIGETFNKLETSIHGLTEAEAKNRIEKFGYNEIREEKRSPLIDFFKRYWGPMPWLLELAIVLSCVLGHYLEAIIIFTLLTINVIIGFVHSHRSQKVLEFLKKRLAVKARVLREGKWVVKDAKEIVPGDIILVGLGDLVPADAKIVDGEVSVDRSALTGESLPVDLGPSEVLYSSSIVTRGEAKCVVVNTGVNTYFGRTAELVKRAKPKSHQEEVVMSITKYMMYVGIVALILTSTYALLLNTSILSLLTLAVIFLMGAVPVALPAVLTIVQAIGAMELAKEGVLVTRLDSIEDAASIDVVCLDKTGTITQNKLSVVEVTPFLKYTKEDVMLIASLASEEEGGDVVDSAVINYAKSLGVNSDLYRRVSYTPFNPTIKRSEAVIEGEGMRFKAVKGAPQIVLKLCKNIDEIQQEVNKVLEELSHKGYRTLAVAKSEGEDLDRLTFTGLLALADPIRPDSKMMIEEIKKLGIKPVMLTGDNVNIAKEVASQASIGNRIIPIAELKALNEAAKTVEKYDGFAELYPEDKYWIVKLLQLNGHMVGMTGDGVNDAPALKQAEMGIAVSNSTDVAKASASVVLTEQGVKAIVNAIKISRQIYQRMLTWVINKVAKVIEFTTLLTLGFFWLHDIILSLLGMTLLIFANDFSTMSLATDNVKHTSNPNKWNVKNITIASIIVGLLLAAGDAAAMVIGKSYFQLEWEKLRTFIMLTLVFNSQFRVYIVRERRHFWSSKPGKGLIVSITAVIIGFTLLGVCDMIIPSLPLYQVLFALGFSALFTVGMVDPFKYLIFKKFQL; from the coding sequence ATGACTATCAGGATAAAGAGTACATCAGAGTTTAAGCAGCTTTCCATCGGAGAAACTTTCAATAAGTTAGAGACATCCATACATGGGCTTACGGAGGCTGAAGCGAAAAATCGGATAGAAAAGTTTGGGTATAATGAGATAAGGGAGGAAAAAAGAAGCCCGCTCATAGACTTTTTTAAGCGTTATTGGGGTCCTATGCCTTGGCTACTGGAACTGGCTATCGTCCTCTCATGCGTCCTCGGCCATTACCTTGAAGCGATCATAATCTTCACGCTACTCACAATAAACGTTATCATAGGCTTCGTACATTCACATCGCTCGCAAAAAGTGTTGGAGTTTTTAAAAAAGAGGCTAGCAGTAAAAGCGAGGGTGTTACGTGAAGGAAAATGGGTAGTGAAGGACGCTAAAGAAATCGTTCCAGGAGACATCATACTTGTAGGGCTTGGCGACTTAGTGCCCGCGGACGCTAAAATAGTTGACGGTGAAGTTTCCGTTGATCGATCAGCTTTAACGGGCGAATCTTTACCAGTGGATTTAGGTCCTTCGGAAGTTCTCTACTCTAGTTCCATAGTGACGAGGGGCGAAGCTAAATGTGTTGTCGTTAATACAGGGGTAAATACGTATTTCGGGAGAACCGCCGAGTTGGTTAAGAGGGCAAAACCGAAATCTCATCAGGAAGAAGTAGTGATGTCTATTACTAAGTATATGATGTACGTTGGCATAGTAGCGTTAATTTTAACTTCAACGTATGCTTTACTGTTGAATACGAGCATTCTATCGCTGTTGACGTTAGCAGTTATCTTTCTAATGGGCGCCGTTCCAGTCGCATTACCAGCCGTGCTTACCATAGTTCAAGCTATTGGCGCTATGGAACTTGCAAAGGAAGGAGTCCTAGTGACTCGTCTCGACTCTATTGAGGATGCGGCTTCCATAGATGTAGTCTGTTTGGATAAAACGGGTACGATAACGCAGAACAAGCTCTCAGTTGTTGAAGTTACGCCTTTCCTCAAGTATACGAAGGAAGACGTAATGCTAATAGCGAGTTTAGCTTCCGAAGAAGAAGGCGGAGACGTAGTAGATTCAGCAGTTATAAACTACGCAAAATCTCTAGGCGTCAATTCCGACTTATATAGACGGGTCTCCTATACGCCTTTCAATCCAACCATTAAGAGATCTGAAGCCGTTATTGAAGGCGAAGGCATGCGTTTTAAAGCGGTTAAAGGCGCACCGCAAATAGTCTTAAAGCTCTGTAAAAACATAGATGAAATCCAGCAAGAAGTAAACAAGGTGTTAGAAGAGTTATCCCATAAAGGGTATCGAACCTTAGCGGTAGCCAAATCGGAAGGCGAAGATTTAGATAGGCTCACGTTTACGGGGCTCCTAGCTTTAGCCGACCCTATAAGGCCTGATTCAAAGATGATGATAGAAGAGATTAAAAAACTCGGCATAAAGCCCGTGATGCTTACGGGCGATAATGTTAACATAGCCAAAGAGGTAGCCTCTCAAGCCTCAATCGGCAATAGGATTATTCCAATAGCTGAACTTAAAGCCCTAAATGAAGCGGCGAAAACCGTCGAGAAGTATGATGGCTTCGCGGAGTTATACCCTGAAGATAAATACTGGATAGTGAAGCTTTTACAGCTAAACGGACATATGGTCGGGATGACTGGCGACGGAGTTAACGATGCACCTGCGCTTAAACAGGCGGAAATGGGGATAGCTGTAAGCAACTCGACAGACGTCGCGAAAGCCTCAGCTAGCGTAGTTTTAACCGAACAAGGCGTGAAAGCCATCGTTAACGCAATAAAAATAAGTAGACAGATATACCAACGAATGCTAACGTGGGTTATAAACAAGGTCGCTAAAGTAATAGAATTTACCACTCTATTGACGCTTGGATTCTTCTGGCTACACGACATTATCCTAAGCCTACTAGGTATGACGCTACTAATTTTCGCAAACGATTTTTCAACAATGTCGTTGGCAACCGATAACGTAAAACACACAAGTAATCCAAATAAGTGGAACGTTAAAAACATTACAATAGCTTCCATCATAGTCGGCTTACTCTTAGCTGCTGGAGACGCCGCCGCAATGGTGATAGGGAAAAGCTATTTTCAGCTGGAATGGGAAAAACTACGCACTTTTATAATGCTGACGCTCGTCTTCAACAGCCAATTTAGAGTATACATTGTAAGAGAAAGAAGGCACTTCTGGTCTTCAAAGCCCGGTAAAGGGTTGATTGTATCTATTACAGCCGTAATAATTGGATTTACGTTATTAGGCGTATGTGACATGATAATTCCTTCGCTCCCACTATATCAAGTCCTCTTTGCCTTAGGCTTTTCAGCATTATTCACCGTTGGGATGGTAGATCCATTCAAATATTTAATCTTTAAGAAGTTTCAGCTTTAA